The nucleotide sequence CCAAGCGCCATCCATTTCCCAGTGGGCCCGGCGTCCCGTCTGCAGCCCCCACGCCACCAGCAGGCAGTGCAGTCCCACCCTCGGACACCCTGCCTCGGACCCTCGGACCCTCGCACCCTGCCGTGCTCCAAGACCACGCCCTGGTGACATCGGCCCTTCACCGGGGGAGCCCGagggctgggctccaggcaggCGGAGTGGGGGCGCCGTCCTCACAGAACTGGGCACAGGCTCAGCCCGGCAGAGCCCCGGGCGGGGGTCCCAGCACCCCCTGTGCACCCCCTGGTGAAGGcacggagggtgggtgggggcggggggctctccCGGCTGCCCCATCCCTGCTGTGGGTCCGGCTCCGTGACCGTCAAAGGAGCTCTGTGGCCGCCACGGGCGCGGGAGCGATGGTCTTGGAGGCGATCCAGGAATGAACCGTGGAGGGCGGCTTCGGGGGAAGCGTGGGGAAATGGAGGAAAAAGCTGTGAAAGAAGAAGGAATTCGCCTCTGTGAGGCCTGGGGCCACTCCGTACCctcaggagccaggcctgggctcgCCTCCGAGCCATGCAGTCACCTGTGCCCTCCCTTCGGCCACTGAAGAGGAGACCGAGGGTCAGAGTGGCTGGGTGGCTGCGGGCCCCTGAGGCCTCGGCTGTGAGCACTGAGGCGGGAGGCGCTGCCCGGGCTGCAGAGTGGGGCCAGGAGGGCCGAGTGCTGACCCGGAGGGGCACGTGGGCGCTGGCCGCGGCACCAGATGCTGGGCCGCTGGGCCGTCCTCGTGGGAGCCGGCAGTGACACCCCTcacagaggaggctgggaggtgggtgtcagcgggcagaGTCCGTGCCACCCTGAGCTGGCTGCCCCTTGCTCGCTTGGCAGGCCTGCAGCTGGGTGGCCCCAAGGTCCTGGAGGTATAACCCCCGCCCCCCGAGACCGGGTCCCAGGGCATGGCGGAGGGAGGGGTCTGGCCGGGGAGTGAGCAGCTCGGGCTGCCCGGCTGGGGGGTGGAAACGGCTGCTGAGATGATGCTGGGGCAGCCGTCAACGGAAGGCTCAGCCCTGGAGACGGGCGGCTTCCCGGAAGGTCGGGGTCTGGGTGGGACCcgctacccccgccccccatgcgaGTCCCCGTCCCTCCGGCCAGGGCCTGCCCCCCAAGGCCCACCTACACCGCCCCCTCAGGGTGGATGCCGCCTTTGGGCAAATACCCGGCCTGCTGCCAGCCTCCTCCTCGGCCCCACACGGCCCGTGGCCCCCTGTGgcccccaggggcaggggcagcgagTCCTCAGGGAGCCTCCTCCCGTCTGTCCCGGGCATCCTGAGCAGCCCTCCTTCCTGCCCGGGAGGTGTCTGGGGGACACGGGTCGGACAGCTCACCCTTGCCGGGACTCACACGCACCCCCTTCCACCGCCACGGGGCCCAGCCAGACCCCGGCCCTCACCTGTGGCCCAGGGCCAGATGCCAGGCGGCTGCcgcgggcgtgggggtggggcacgCTGCGCCGggcagggggacctcaggcccacGCACCGCCCTCATCTGGGGCTGCTGCCGACCCTTCACCGTCCCCCGATTGCCTCCTGGGACCCGGCGTGTGTCTCAGCGCAGCCACCACGGGGCGTCTGAGGTCACCTTCCCGCCCGGGGTCTCCCCCACCCAAGCGAGCAGCATGCGCCCCTCCCCAGAGCTTGGGTGCCGGGCGGCCCataggggtgggagggtgtggctcagtgccgCCTCTGGGGGTGGCCCGTGCCCCTcggcccaggagagaggcctgcgccagggccagggggcgggggaggggcctgcaggctgcTGGCGTGGCCTGGGGTCTCGGAGTGAAGGCGAGTGGGCGCTCAGCCCGGCCCGGACGCGGCTGCAGCCTAGGAAGCCCCGGGCCACGGAGGCGGCCGCTGGGCCTGACCCACACGCTGTCTTCTCACCCAGACAAACACCAAAGTCAGGGCCCTCCCCAAAGAAACCACCTGCACCCCGAGAAGCATGTGCTGAGGGCCCCTCACCAGAGCCTCGCCCTGCCCCGGCCGATGCCCAAACCTTGCACAGGCAGCAGCCCAGGGAccagggtgctgggctggggctgggggtgtgctGGCCTTCGGGGCTCAGACCCAAGGAGAGgactgaccagggctggggtgggggacaccCAGGTGGAGTAAAGGGTGGgagagcccggccggcatggcctggggggtgagcgtcgacctctgagccaggaggtcacggttcgattccggtcagggcacaggcccgggttgcgggctcgatccccagtggggggcgtgcaggaggcagccggtccatgattctctctcatcattgatgtttctctctctctccctctcccttcctctctgaaatcaataaaagtatattttagggagaaagggagggggaaatcaGGAGGACACCGTGGACGGTCACGGGGCCCTGCgggcaggcagggcgggcagtCCGTGCCGTGGGACAGGGGCGTGGCGGGGGTGCCTGAGGGTCTGGGCCCGGGCGCCGGGGAAGAGGCTGCGGAGAGGCTGTGGCACAAGGTCCTGCCCGGACCGGAAGCCCAACTTCAGGTCCAAGCCCTGCTGGGCCTGACGGTGCCTGGTTCACACTGACCCTGCGCACAGTGGGGCGGCGGGGCCTGGGAAACCGGGGACCCTCCCTCTGCTTCCAGAGGCCAGGCCCACTCAGCCGCCTCCCGGGTCCTGCCTGCCCACGGGGCTCCCATTCCAGGCGGGCTCCACTGTGGGGTTGAAAGGGACCCCGGGGTGGCCTCTGTCAGGGCCCAGGCACCGCCTTGGGCAGGAACGACACCGCAGGCATGTGTTTCCTGAGAGACAGTGTCCTGAGCCCTTAACTTAAACCTCGAACCCCAGGGTCCCAGTTCCCATGTGGCCCCcggctcccccccacccaccccagggccctcccagcctgTCCTGTGAAGGCCCTGAGCCCAGCCCGGCCTGGGCGAGGTCACACAGGCTCAGAGGCAGCCCAGCTGCCGggcccacctgccccaggacccaccccctccacagcccctggGCGGGCACCAGAGCTTCTCACGCCTGACGCTGGTGCCAGGCACAGGGCAGGGATGCCTCCCacgtcccagcccaggggcccagcTCCCACACAGGGAGTCCCTGTCTCTGTACCCCACTTCACAgcagccccccgccccacagGCCCACATGTCCTTGTGCCCTGGGTCTGGGCAAGGTCACCTGGGGGCACCCCTATCAGTCCCTCCAGCAGGTCCAGGCCCTTGTGAACCCCACACAGCACCCCCAGGAGTCCTTGACCCTCTGCTCCGGGTGCCAAGCCAAGTCTGTGTCCACCGGCACCCCGTGCTCCTGCGTCCCACACCCTGAGCTCCTGCCCCAGGTCGCCTGGCCCGGCCCCAGGACAGGGCTCTGATCTCCTGCCAGGCCTCCCAACACAAggcccggggggtggggctgcccccCGGGCCCCTCATCCTGGCCTCTGTTGTGCTGCCCATCCCTGGCATCAGCCCGGCCCCGCAGGACAGCTGCGGGCGGCTCGGCTCTCCTTTGAAGCCGGCGGGCTGGGCAGCGGCAGGGCAGTCACACCCGAGggtggcagagcccaggccacCCTTTCAAGTTCCCCGCCTTCAAGGGGACCAGCCGACTGTGCCCAGCGCGGATCAGAGcgcctggggctgtgcccgcctggcaccccgcccACCCAGCACCCTACGCCCACCGAGGACAGCAGGGGTCTCCCGAAATGGCCCAGCCCGGCCTGGTCTGGGGGTCACTCGGAGGACACAGTTgatccccctcctccacctccagactgagctccagggcagggcccaggcccccccccccccccgccgccgcccagaGGACCCCGCAGAGCTGGGACAGCGGCATCTGTGTCCCTGTGGGTGAACCCAGAGTTGGCAGCTGCCCACCGGCCTTTCTGCCTGTGGccaagggcatttgggggcccgGTCCGTGTAAGTCCGGGGCAACGCGCAGGGGCCAGGGAGCCCAGGGCTCCGCCCACAGAGCCCACAGGCTAGTCCCTGACTCCTCCCGGCACCCTGGCGTGTCCTGCCCACCAAGCCCCCcacggccacaccccccaccccaggccccccttgcacccagagcctggcctgggcGTCCTCCAGGGAGCAGAGCGGGGGTGACCGTGGGCAGAGCCACAGCCCATCAGGGTCTGCCTGTGAGCCAGTGTCAACGCTGGTCAGGGGGGACTTGGCACCCCTCAGGGAGCCCCTGTCGGAGACTCTGCAGCCTGCACACCTCACCCGCCTTCTCCCCGTCCGACCCACCACGGAAGGGACCCAGGACTGTCCACGCGGGGTGTAAGGAAGTGAGATTCCGTCCGggggtgtggggcagggcagCTCCATGCACCTCTGCAACGTGGGGGACAGAGCCGAGGCTGAGGGGCGTCCTGTGGGCCCTGAAGTCACCCAGGGGTCAGGGCAGGCAGCTTTGAGCTGGAGACAGCCCAGGGACAGGACGGCGTGGGGGtcacagctggggctggggctggggctgagggcctgGAGGTCGGGGAGCCGACTCCCTCCTGGCAGCACCTGAGGacgagggagcaggagagacacgagaagggaggaggggggcggagcCAGGGTGTGGCCCTGGGTAGGGGGCTTGGTCCCTGAACAGCCCAGCACCCCTGAAACGGCCTCCTGGGTGGGGAGCCCAGGCCCCgggctctgccagcctgccttGCTCATGAGACTTCCCTGGGGCGGAGGGCCGCCCCTTGGGCCCCGTGGACAGCACTGGACATGAGGCCAAGAAGGGCCCAGGCACAGGGCCGGGCTCTCGGTCTCCTAGAGGCTCTgggagctgcccccaccccgaGGGCCGGCCCTCGCTATTCCCCGACCTTGTGTCCAGATGGCACACTGCCCAAGGTCTCTCCACCCCTGGACAGAGGTCTCCCTGCTACCAAGgtcgctcccctccccctccccccttgacTAAAACCCAACCATgctgcttccccacccccacgcctGCTGTCTGGTGAACACGGCTGTGGGCCACCCTCTGTGGGCCCCACGGCTGCTCGGTCACTGCAGCCCCCACAGCCGCCCGCTCACGGCAGGGCACCCGGCCGCTAGGGCCCAGGCCCCCGTGTCCCCGCAGGTGGTCTCCAGCACCTGGGCCTTGTCcggggctggccctgcctcctgggggaCAGGAGTGGGGTCCCCAAGGAGCATGTGGGACGATGGTAGGATAAGGGCACCCGTCAGGGACCCCTTTCCAGCACAGCACGGAGGCCCTgggggccctgccctgggagccagcGAGGAGGGGCCCCCAGTGTGAGAAGCTGAGGGAGGGGTGCCCCGCCCTGACCTTGGGgagcccagcagggcctgggaagGACGGTGGGCCTCCCATCCAGCAGGTCAGAGCCTGTCCCGGTCGGAGAAGCCGAGACCCAGCGCCGGCCGGCGGTGCCCTGGACCCCAGCAAggccttgcccccctgccagacgCTCCGCCGGCGGCTTTGCTATAATCACGCCATCTTAGTGCCTTCTCCCAAGAGGCTGCACCCGGGGGCCGGAGGAAGCCCCGCCCACAGCGCCGGCCACGGCCTtggagcctcagcttccccactgGGAGCAAGGCCTGCGCACAGCCCGGGGCGGCTGGACGGGGGTGCCCCgcaggcaggaggggcctgggtggaggtgacCTCACAGCCCGGCCCAGCCCTCTGAGGGCCAGCTGAGCCCCAGAAGGTGGGGTCATGGGGGCTGCACCCATAGAGGGGCCTTCcctgggccgggggccggggctaCAGCTACCACGGAGgcgtgtggggggcagggcttcTGTCCAGGGGACTGAGTGAGCCCTGgacacccagggcccaggccggacCTCAGGCCCAGCCACGGCACGCAGAGCCCAAGGCGCAGGCCCACACAGgcacatgtgcacgcacacacatgtacaGACACCGGTCCACACACGTGTACACAGGCCCATggtgcactcacacacacacgtgtagACACAGGCCCCCACAGACACAGACGTGTAGACACagacccacatgcacacacacatgtacagacGCAGGCCCACACACACGTCACTCATCTGTACAGAGATGCACAGGCAGAAACACTAGTTTAGAGAAAAAGGATGCACATTTTCttgtttaacaaaataaattaaatatacgAAGCTTCAGCTCAAACTCTATATAAAATTACAGAGGTCTGGGGCCCCCTCGGGCAGCGGGGCAGCGGGTGCCCGGCCCCTGGGGGACATCCAGCTCGGCCACAaggccaggtggccctgggccccAGGAGAGGCCGGGTCTGTGCCCAGCGCTCCTCTCACCATTAAtattattatcttaatttttaaatataaataccagGCCCCTTCTCTCCGGCAGGGAGGCCGGGGTGAGGCACGCCCAGCCGAGCTCCGGCCTCTCCGGACAGGGCCTGGGCCCGCTACGCCGACGCCCGGCCCAGGACACCCGGGGGAACTCCTGCACACCGGACAGGTGGTGGCAAAAATAGCCCCCCACCTGCCGAGCAGGGAGACGGGCGGGCcagcagggcgggggtgggggttttTGGTTTGCTAAGCTGGGGGCCTCTCAGATCTCCTGCCAGGCTGGGCGGCGACCGCAGCCGTGAAACCCTCCTCACAGGCCGAGGGCTTCCTGCAAGGGCCAGCGCTGTGCGCACACGGGGAGCAGCCGGCGCAGGCCTGTGCGGGGCCTCTGTGGTcagcgtgcgtgcgtgcgtgtgtgcacgGAGAGCAGCCGGTGCAGGCCTGTGCGGGACCTCTCTgcagtcagcgtgtgtgtgtgtgtgtgtgtgtgtctgtgtgtgcactcGGAGAGCAGCAGGCGCAGGCCTGTGCGGGGCCTCTCTGCGGGTcagcgtgcgtgtgtgtgtgcactcggAGAGCAGCCGGCGCAGGCCTGTGCGGGGCCTCTGCGGTcagcgtgtgtgcgtgcgtgtgtgtgtgcacggaGAGCAGCCGGCGCAGGCCTGTGCGGGACCTCTCTGCAGTcagcgtgtttgtgtgtgtgtgtgtgtgtgtgtgtgtgtgtctgtgtgtgcactcGGAGAGCAGCAGGCGCAGGCCTGTGCGGGGCCTCTCTGCGGGTcagcgtgcgtgcgtgtgtgcatgcgtgtgtgtgtgcgcacagaGAGCAACCGGCGCAGGCCTGTGCGGGACGTCTGCGGTCagcgtgcgtgtgcatgtgtgtgtgtgcgtgtgcgtgctcCTCGCACAGGGCGCCCAGGCTGCTGGCCGAGCCCCTCACCTGTGCACCTCCCCCCACAGCCTGGGTGCTCAGCCCGCCCACCTGGCCCGACCTCCAGGTGCCCCggcggcccccgcccgccccgctgtGCGCCAGCCCCCGAGCAGCACGCCTAGCACTGGAAGTGGATGTGCTGGTGCTGGTGGACCTTGCCCTCCACATGCGAGTgcgtgtgtgagtgcgtgtgcgtgtgtgtgtgcgtgtgcacgtcCGTGTAGAGTTTGGGGTAAAGCTTGGGGCCGGCAGccggcccagggcccagcaggtgCTGGGGGGCCGCTGGGACCCCGAGCTCCTCACACAGCCCCACGCTGGCAGCGGTGCCGAGGGCCGGTGACACGGCCAGGTCCTTGTCGCCGCCGCGGTCGCGGGAGGCCCCGGGTGCACGGTGTGCGGACACAGGGGGCGCGGGCACGGGCGCGCACGGCTTCTTCTTGGCCTGGCAGAGCCACAGGAGCACGGTGCCCAGGATGAAGACGGCGCCGGCTGGGATGCCGATGACCACGGGCCACGGCAGGCTGGTGGCGGAGGCCGAGGGGGCCACGGGGGGTCCTGGCGGCTTGGGATCTTCAGAAGAGAACAGGAAGGGTGTGGAGGGTTAGGGTGTCTGTGCAGGCCTggcggccggggcgggcgggcggggcgggcgggcaccTGGCAGCACGGTGAGGAAGGCGCTGCGGAAGCTGTAGCCCATGGTGTTGGCGCCCAGGCAGATGTACATGCCCGCGTCGTCCTGCCGGGCGCGGGTGACGAGCAGCTTGTTGAGGTAGGAGCCGTCGGGCCGCGACCACACGTCGCCCGTGGGCAGCACCACGAACTTCTGGCCGCCCACGTCGATGGTGGAGTTGTAGCGGCCCTCGGCGCCGTACTCCACGCGCTTCAGCCACTGGATCACGGGCTTCACGTCGCTGCGCACTTTGCACTGGAAGGAGGTCGTGCCCCCGAAGTCCACGGTGGTGTTCACGGGGTGCGTGCCCGTGAGGACGGGCTTGGACCGCGTCCGCTCTGCGGGGAGACGGCGTGTGGgtgccgccccgcccgccggccccgccccgccccgccgccccgccggccccgcaCTCACGGATCACGTCCACCTTGTAGGTGGCGTTGATGGCGCCCGCGCGGTTGGACACGCGGCACGTGTACTTGCCGCTGTCCTCGGGGCGCAGGTTCTTCAGGCTCAGCGTCCACTTCTTGCGGTGCCCGCTGGCCTCGGGGCGCGCCAGGGCCTGGTCATCCTTCGTCCACACGATGTCGGGCCGCGGGTGCCCGCTGGCCACGCACTTGAGACGCACGGAGCTGCCCACGGGCCGCGCGATCACCCGGCGCCGCATCTTGGAGGGCTGCGTGAAGCGGGGCCGCGCTGCGGGGGGCGGCGCGAGGTCAGGGGGGCCCCGGCGGGAGGGCTGCCCGCACCCGAGGGGACAGGGCGTCACCATGCTCACCCCACTGCTTGCTGGCTGGGTCCTCCTGGCCCCCGGAGGAGCCCTCGTGCCCTGGGCTCTCCCTGGACGGGCTGGTCtcctctgcagggggaggggtccGTGAGaggggctccccctgcccccccagacGGGGCTGGTTCCCAGGCCCCCGGGTCTGGCCCAGCTGGGAAAGCTCTCGAAAGGCACACCCACATCTCAGGCCCGAGACAGCTGGGCAGGGcccgcccagcccgccccccGGGTGCAGGTGACCCCGACAGGCGCGGGGgggggatggggcctgagagCTGGCCCCTCACCCCGGCTCCGGGGGGTCtgcaggccgggggaggggcggccgcgGCAGCTGCAGTAACCCTAGCCCACATCAAGGAGCCGAAGGCTGGGGCAGCGACATGGCCCGCATACCGCCCAGCGCTTCTCCCCTTGAGTGGACAGTGGGGGGGCGCCCGCGTGTTCCCATTCCACAGCCAGAGGGGGCCCCGTGGCGGGGGGGGAGCTTGCTGAGGAATGCCCCCTCCCCAGACAGCCTCCCCCAACTCAGGTCCGGGaccccacccgggacccagcggggcgcAGGCTCCTGCTTTGTGAGAGGGGCCCACCCTGGGGAGACCCCTTCCCCGGGGACCCAACACCCAGAGACCCTTCCCCAAGGGACACCCAGGCAGCACGCGGGAAGGCTGCGGCCGCCGGAGCAGCGAGTGCAGGGCGTGGCCGGGACAACGCCCAGGCCCGAGGCAGGAGAACAGAAGGTCCTTGGCTCCGCGGCCCCTCTGAACTCCGAAACCCGAGCCTCAAAGTCACTGCCGACACCGAGGCCACCGGCCTGCCCGCACGCCCTGCGGTGGGACACCATCCGGCACCAGCACCACCCGCTGCCCCTGCTGCCCGGCTCCGGCGGCAGGACCCCGGGAAGGAAGGCTCCCTGAGGAgcgggcctggggaggaggggccgggcgggggtggggacggAGGTCAGGCCCCCGTCCTGGGCTCAGAAGGGGCGACTGGactcctgggggcaggggcccGGCTCAGGCAGACGGGGTTGGGGGGCGCTGGGAGGCGACTCAGGCccgcgccccggcccggcccggcccactGACCCATGACGATGAGGGTGTAGTTGACGCTGAGGCTGCCGAAGCCGTTGGTGGCCTTGCACACGTAGGCGCCCGCGTCCTCCCGCTCCACCTCCTTCACCCGCAGGCCCTGGGGCAGCACGCGGAACCGGCTCCAGCCGCCGTGGATGGTGCGGCCGTCCTTGGTCCACATGGTCAGCGGCGGCGGGTCCCCCTCCACGGGGCACGGCAGCCGGACGGTGCGGCCCAGCCGGGCCACCAGCCGGGGGACCACCCTGTCGGCCATCCTCGGGGGGCCTGCGGGCGGGTCGGAGGCCTCGGTCAGGGGACTGGGGGTGTGGGCactgggggcccggggaggggccgTCCCGGAGGGTCCCCACCCCGGACGCCGCCCCGAGGCTCCTGCCCAGCACAGACCTGGGGGCCGAGGTCAGGACCCTCCTCCCAGACCG is from Eptesicus fuscus isolate TK198812 chromosome 2, DD_ASM_mEF_20220401, whole genome shotgun sequence and encodes:
- the FGFRL1 gene encoding fibroblast growth factor receptor-like 1, which gives rise to MTPSPALLLLLPPLLLGALPPAAAARGPPRMADRVVPRLVARLGRTVRLPCPVEGDPPPLTMWTKDGRTIHGGWSRFRVLPQGLRVKEVEREDAGAYVCKATNGFGSLSVNYTLIVMEETSPSRESPGHEGSSGGQEDPASKQWARPRFTQPSKMRRRVIARPVGSSVRLKCVASGHPRPDIVWTKDDQALARPEASGHRKKWTLSLKNLRPEDSGKYTCRVSNRAGAINATYKVDVIQRTRSKPVLTGTHPVNTTVDFGGTTSFQCKVRSDVKPVIQWLKRVEYGAEGRYNSTIDVGGQKFVVLPTGDVWSRPDGSYLNKLLVTRARQDDAGMYICLGANTMGYSFRSAFLTVLPDPKPPGPPVAPSASATSLPWPVVIGIPAGAVFILGTVLLWLCQAKKKPCAPVPAPPVSAHRAPGASRDRGGDKDLAVSPALGTAASVGLCEELGVPAAPQHLLGPGPAAGPKLYPKLYTDVHTHTHTHTHSHTHSHVEGKVHQHQHIHFQC